The window ctgattggttttcgaTGTGAAGTGGGCGATCCAAGCTACTTTCATAGATGGAAttaatcatctgtttgtaagcaAATGATGAATTACGCAGACCAAAGACAGGTTGCGCAAgaagagtcccaatccgagtagattttggtttgtaggtagggatcgacggctctggaactcgatggtgcaaggaacacaaagatttagacaggttcgggtcgcgagttgcgtaataccctacgtcatgtgtggtggtttgtattgcctttggtgtagatgtgtttcgaggggtccctgtccgcccttatatatcggGGGGAacatggttacatggaaagtcatagccaagtacagttggagtcctactacatcacgatcgggtagtttcctttgtattgtagctagttctacgcctattagGGTAGTTTActagagaggtaaggtacatccatgagctatcccttactctagaacattctacgcctgtgagcagtcccgctgccccaggtctgacagCGGCCAATTCAAAGAATCCTCCTGAGGATCCTCGGGAGGAACAAAATTTTGATCTAATCAAAAGATATTGGACCGACCCTGAGATAGCGTCTGACCCTCGAGTGGATGAGGACGACTCAGATCTACTCGATGGAATCGACCACGTTTCTGAGAAAATCGCCCAATACATCAATCTGGCGCAAACTACCTTAGAACAGAGCGGTGTTCCATTCGTCACCAGTTCTACGGGTGAAGGTCGCGCCCCCCTCAACCAGAGGACATCGTAGCCCATCTGGATCGAGTAAACAGCTCCCTCCTAGAGTGCATCAATCTTGCTCAAACTACTCTAGGAGAAAGAGGGCGATTAAGGGGGCAAGTGGGCGAACGGCAACAAGCACAAGGCAATGGCGGCGGCAAGGGTAAATCTGCATGACGTGGGCGGGGCCAACTGACGCTACAGGAGCGGAACAGGGACCGCGGTGACGACAACTCTCCCTTGCTGCCGCGCCTGCTGCTTCGGCTTCTCCCCAGGAAGCCCCAGCAGAGGATGCCGACCAAGGGCAAGAAGGTCCATGGGTCATGGGATGGCGACGTTCTCAGCATCGACTCCGGCGATTGGAGTGACGAGAACATGAGGATGGTCACCAAGCTCAAGACGCAACAATGCAAGCTCAAGAAGGCGCTTGAGGATTTGGTAAAGGTCAGCAGGGAGACCACCAAAATGGCAAGTTGTGTCAAGTAGGTGTCCGCGCGCATGACTCGCCTCACTCAACGACAGGAACTCGCCTGAAGGGCCCCGCTCAAGGTGAGGCGGGCGCGGCTGGAGGCAAGGGCGGCCTGCACACGGCTGGAGGCAGGGTGGCCTGCACATGGGCAGAGGAAGGGCGACCTGCAGCGGAGGCTGGGTCGCATGGCATCGGGCTAGCGGAGCAATGGCGCCGAGGCTAGGATGGAGTAGCGGCGCAGCCCCCGCCGGTGCACGGAAAACTCCAGCATGCCAAGCCAACCACCGATAGGAGAGATTGCTTCAGTGACTTGTTTCTCCCCTACATTTAGGCGAGAGGAGGTGAGTAATCTGCTGGAGCTCTCTCTCATCCCTAAATCCCCCCAAATGGTAGTTTTTTGTTATTGGAAGTGAATATAAACTATCTACTGAAGATGCTCTTAAAACCTCTTAggtaaaaagaaaaggagagaaagCTTGAAAATTTGAGGGAGAACCACTTCTGAGTTCTGGTCCTAATAGTATTTCGTAAGTGTTGAAATAGGCTTTGGTTCGTGATTTACCACACAGCCAAGGCATCAAtcaccctttttttttttttttgaaacccaCTCTTAGTTTTCGAAACCCAAACATTCACTTTGCTGCTCAACTAATAATTTTAATTCACCCCAAAAAGAGCACCATAATTTATAATTGAATAAAGAGAGGattatactttttttttgcgggtaagaGAGGATTATACACGAGACCTAATTAGGCTTCATCAACTAGCTCAAAATCCTGGCCTAACTAGTTACTAGTGCTAATTTTTGTCTCAAATCTACTAAAAAAATTTCTCGAAAGGTTGCAGAAAGTAGGAGTGGCTCGTCAGCAATAGAGAGTGCCCCACGCAGGTGATGAGGTGAACACCGGCTGTTGCGACGACGGTCGACGACTCCGTCCCGGTGGCACCTGATGAGCCGGAGTGACTAGGTCTGGGCAAATATAACCGAGAATCGAGAACTGAACCAAAAAATCAAGAATCAAAACCGAACCGAAACCGAGAATTTCGGTTTCTAGTTATCAAGAACCGAAATACTCGGTTCGATTCCGGTTCCTAAGTCGGTTAACCAAAGAACCGATCCATTGTACAGTTAGCCCATCAACCTATTAATTTGTAGTCTGTTGTGAGTGTGAATCACTGAATTATTTGTGATTGTTGCTTGTTTTTCTTTGAATTTGAGAGAACCATAATAATTATTTCTTGTGCTGCTGTTTTATGCTGAATTGTCCCTGTTGATTGCATGAAAAATAAGGCGAAATGTTGTCGGAATTTGCTATTGAATGAGCtatttttgggtgcattttggaagtTCGATTCCATCGGTTATAaccggaaccgaaccgaaaggAACAGAAACCGAAGTTCCTCGATTCCTAGTCCTCAAAAGAACCGACCGGTTCCTATTTTCCAAAAACCGAACTCTCCAAGAACTGAGGAACCAAACCGCGgttcggttctaaccgaacGCCCAGGTCTAGGAGTGACAACTGACAAGCGAGCGTGGCTTCCACAGCTTGCTAAGGAACGCGTCGCTGTCGCGAACCTCCCTCCAACGGCGCCTCATGATGCGGGAGGTGCGCCCGCCGTGGACTACTCAGCTTATGTCCCTCCAGTGGCCGCCGTGGCGAACATAGAGATGCGCGAGGTCGTCGCCAGCGCGGCCAGGGCGAAGCCAACTCAAACTAACTCTGGTGCACCCTCtatcaaatataaaaatatatataattgtAGAGAAAATACATGGAAAATTTGAGGTAGATATTAGTAAATTTTGGTTTTACCGTGGTGCACGTGCACCAAGAAAAGCCAATATGGTTTCACCCCACAAGAGGTGAAGGCGCGGTGGTACACGTCGCGTGCGAGGTGGTGGTGCCACTGCCACCTGCCACGGCACTCCCTTGACAATCGCTCCGACACCATATGCGCTGCCACGCGGCGCCAGTGGCGGAAGCCGTGCTCCCTGGTGAGGCACTCCAGCCGCACGTCCTCCTCAGGCGTccatgccggcggcggcttgaTACGGAGAACCGGCGCTGGGAGGCGGCAGCATAGCCATCGCAAAGTCGAGGTACACTTGCTTGTCGTCCTTCAACCACCACAAATTCAACTACTTTGGGAGCGAATCCGGGGCGAAGCCACGTTCAAGTAGCCTGGTGCCCATGCACCAACCACCACAAATTCAACTACTTTGGGAGCGAATCAGGGGCGAAGCCACGTTCAAGTAGCCTGGTGCCCATGCACCAGGGTAGCGGAAAACATTACCACTAATTTGACTTAAATTTATCATGGATTGCTGCAAAAGTTTACTGATTTCTTTAGAAGTGCACCACGGTAATCTTAGCGCTAGCTTCGCCACTGGAGCGAATTAACGGTGCGCCGGCGGTTGCGGGTAGGGCAGGAGCCCGGCAAAAGTAGAGCCCGCGGTTGTGCATCCATGGACTCGCTCGGAGTCGGTAAGATGCTCCATCGATCTACTCAGAATGTCAGGGAACTCTAAGTGTAGAGTTTGCGAACAGCAGTGCTGCTTGTGCCCCCGCACGAGAGGACAACTTCCCTCACGCAATTCCTATATCGATCGAGGGGCCATGGTATACATACAGATTGAACTAAGCGATGCCCGTCGCCGGCCGATTGATGGCGATCGACCTCACCGTGGAGTCTGCGGCGCCTTGTTCCAGCGTGAACGTGCTCCAATCTTCATCGCCTCATCGGATTTATTGGAGGACGCCACCAGCAATTAACGAGGGGCGTAGGGATACTGATGGTAGAGTAGGTCGGACtttaacgtcccgcctcccgaGGCCGCGTTTGCTTACTTCTGGCAGTTTTATAGGACATAGactaccctcacagaccaacaccagtcttttctgcacactttgtcttcactcgtgcgcacccggggagaacttcccggtcggtcacccatcccaaaattgctccaggccaagcacgcttaactttggagttctttcgagattggcttccggaaaagaagttacaacttgttgacatgagtattctatcaatcctattaagcACTGGGTCGGGAtgtcacatactcacccccttaagagaccgacgtcctcgtcggtcaatcccaaggcAGGAacatcctctcttggccacatcccgtacgtccagtggcAACGGCCCATGTGCGatgtccgtgcgtccagtgccaacgatCCTTGTgcgacgtccgtgcgtccagtgccaacggcgcatcccagatgcccgcgcactgacccgctacgcgcccgtccacatgcccgtgtacttacgcccgtacgtgtcCGTGAAACTGCGaaagtcggctctgataccattctgtaacgtcccgccttcCCGAGGCCGGGTCTGCTTACTTCTGGCAGCTTTATAGGACATAGACTACCCAACGATCCATGTGCGATGTccatgcgtccagtgccaatggtgcatcccagatgcccgcgcactgacccgctacgcgcccgtccacatgccggtggcatctgcgcccacACGCACCCGTCCACATGCCCGTgtacttacgcccgtacgtgttCGTGAAACTGCGaaagtcggctctgataccattctgtaacgtctcgcctccccgaggccgggtcTGCTTACTTCTGGCAGCTTTATAGGACATAGactaccctcacagaccaacaccagtcttttctgcacactttgtcctcattCGTGCGCACCCGAGAAGAACTTTCCGGTCGGTCAACCATCCTGAAATTGCTCCAGACCAAGCACGGTTAACTTTAGAGTTCTTTCGAGATTGGCTTTCGAAAAAGAAGTTGTAACTTGTTGACATGAATATTCTATCAATTCTATTAAGCTCTGGACCGGGATGTCACACAGACGTGTGCCAGCATGCATGGCCAATCCGAGCCACCACCACATCCCAGTGCTGGAGCCGATCCTGTCGAGATCTATGCTTGGATCTGGCTTTACAGTTGCGGTGGCTTCCCGACGGCGGCGTGGAGATGCCATGCACGAATAAGGTGGAGCGGGAGCCTAGCCTGGATGAATTGCGGCCGCACGTGCAGGATCGAACGGACAGGAGCGACATGATGGGTGGATGGtcaatgaaataccgtccagcGTCCACCCCGGAAGGTGGTTTTTGATCTGCTGACCAACTTGGCCATCGCCGTTCGAGCTTCAAACCACTGCTAGCCGGAGCACCGCTGCATCTATTATAGCTGCTGCGTGCCTGCGTGGACCGGAGCCGTCCTGGAGCCCTGGAGGTATGACTGAGCATGGGTGGGTTAAAACGGATTTGGGTGGGTTACGCGGATTGAATTGCAGCAGCTGGTTAATTGGGTGGGGGGGTGCATTCTGGGTGGATTAGATGGATCAAGAGCGTGTTTGATTTATGGGTGggctgggttggattgggtgggtGCGTGGGCCACATCTAATAAAATAGGCATGATAGCAATCGATGTACGTGCTCATCAGATAATTAACAAACATGCAATTTAGATAATCGATGAGCAGGCAACACACATACAACCAAAGGACATTTGTCTGAAACAACTGacaagaacaagccacaattaGTATACACTGGCAAGCAGAAACATAGGTATGAAAGAAATAGCCATAGGCCTTGATAAACATAGGTACAGAAGACGATTATGTTTAACACTTTGAAAACTGAATACACTGAAGGGCAGAGTTTGTTTATTACCTTATAGGATGAAGATAGCAGAGCTTTCCCAAGACCTGAAAGTTTGCTAATAAATTGGTTAAGAAATTATAAAAGCTAATGGATCAGGCAGGTAAACAATCTATACATTTCAAAACTGGACCAACTTACCATAGTACTGTATTTTATTATTTGTCCATGATATTGTTTGCCAAAAGCTCTACAGCAAgcagaaaaaatattttagtgGTTACTTTATAGAAGCAGAAAACATTTATCCAAAGTATCATTAAAGAACTATACCTTCTTGGATTTCCTCACATGCTTCAATTTCCTCCATAGACTTTATAATGTCAATAGGGCCTGAAAGTGTCCGCAACCAGCTTTGTCTACAGATTAAAGCTTCAACTGTAGTAGTCTGGGTTGGATCGTGTACCCACCCACGAGCGCAGAATATTAGATGGGTGGGCCTGctaacccaacccaacccatagATGGGCTGCGTCTTCTGGATTGGATTGGGTtaagactgactccaacaaCAGAGAGGCAACTTGGAGAGGCAAATGTCCATTTGCCTTCTGTGTACAGTATAAAGAGATGcaatttttctttgtgtctccaacagaagagaggaagaggcagTTGCAGTCCCGCTCGTCACGCCGTCGcagccccgcgcgccgcgccgccgcagccccgtTTCCTTTGCTCCAGGAGGTGAGGTGATCACCAATCCATCGTCGTCATCATTCATCCGGTGCTCGACACAGCCGTTGCGCGCGGAGGTCTTGGGCGGCGACGAAGAGACCGGAGAGAGGAACCAGCAGCAGGAAGAGACGGACAGAGGTCGGGGAATGGGCGGCGCCGGCACGGCGGGGAAGCGCGGCGCGCGGTGCAAGCTCTGCGgggggcgcggcggtggtgcaCTGCTCCGCGGACTCGGCGTTCCTCTGTCTGCGCTGCGACGCCAAGGTCCAGGCACCTAAGGTGCCTCCTGTGGCCGGGCGAGCCCGGCCGCTTGGGGTCCTCGGCGTCGTCCGCGTCAAGCGGCTCCTGCGTGTCTACCACGGCCGACTCCGCggggtcggcggccgccgcgcccgcgccggcgcggaAGCAGCGGGCGCGCGAGGAGGCGGTGCTGGAAGGGTGGGCTGGGCGGATGGGCTTCGCGGCGGGGCCCGCGCGCGGCTGCATGCGCGCTCCGGGTGCTCGGTCGGGgcgtggccgccgcccgcgccctgctccacgtcgccatggccgcggcgctCTGGGCCGAGATCACGGCTGCCCCCGTCCCCGCTGCCGCGCCATGCTCCGGCTGCCGCGCCAtgctccggctgctgctgctccagcccgcggccgcgctccgcctcccctgctccaccgCGCCAGACTGGAGGGGCACGGGccagcctcgccgcgccgccgggaggaggggcgcgggcgTCGGGAGGAGGGGCTGAGCCGGCGTCGGAGAGGAGAGCTCGCAGCACCGGGCAGACAAATGCGTCGGAGGAGAGAGGATGCACATTTTTTCATCGCCTCTCTCTTCAGAGACATTTTGCCTCTCCGTTTGCCTCTCTTGTTGGAGGCGTTCCCGTCTGCTACAGTAGCCGGTGGTGAGGCGAAAATGGATTCGCCTCACCCGATGTCTCAGGTGTTGGCCTCAGTCTAAGACGAATGGATTGGGTGGATCGCATGACCCATGCACAAGACTACCTGGAGGGTCCTCTTCGCCCGGATGTGGCCGCCTGTCCgatcccgggcggcggcgggcggcacgcGGATGACGGCCTGCCAGGAGAAATCGGTCGGCATTGGGGACAGGGGCGCACATCTCCGCACGTTTTGCTCTGATGTCATCGCCATGTCCAAGGGCTAGTGCGCTCCTGTACGGCTGGATGTACTGCCTGATCCTGGAGGCAACATCCGAGGTAGAGGCGGGCCCGGCGGATTTCATGAATCCTGAACCCGTGAACCCGAGGGGAGCGAGCGAGGGCACAGTGCAGCCTAGCTTCTCCAGGAGCTTTCGAGCCACGACTCTAGGTTGGTGTCGTCATCATCAATGAGCAGAACCTTCAGGCTCGCGATTTGGTTTGTTGGCGATTGCTCGCTGCAGACAGCATACTTACATTAGCAATGAGCCAATGACTTGAAATACGAGGCTggccgaaggaagatgctcgggATTATGCTCCTTTCACCAGTAACCACAATGCTCAGCAGGGTTTTGTCTCCTCGTACGGATCGAGAAGAGAAGTTTCTTTTCGGAAAAAGTAGAATAGGAAGTTCCTGCCCCACATGCATGCTGCAACGACTGCTAGCCGTCAGGGGGATCATACGAGATGCCACTTTGGGCACCGTTGCCAAGACGGCATAGTATGTTCCGCATTCAATAATCACTCGTTCGGCAGgtccagcagcctccagcccaacagtatttttttctcacaccgctccagcaccagcttccaaccaccagccagccaacagtatttttttcgcataccactccagccaccagctccagctccagcctagCGAACAGAGAACAGAGTGAATGTATGGTTTCGTATCGCACTGTAATGTAAGAGTGTCTCCTGGTCAGATGGCAAATTAATCATCTTAACGTTCCAGTGTCACCGCTGAGGCTAAGATTAGATGGTCGAGCGGCCGCGTGAAGATCGCGCAGCGAAGGGCCGCCGAATGCCGATCGGACGACGGAGGCCTGCGTTTGACCAGAGTCCCGATTGACGGGCCCGCGTGGGACGTGGCGAGAGGTAAGCACTAAGCCGCTCCGCGCCCTCTGAGGCCCCGGCCAGCCAACACGACGCATCCGTGACCGTGGGCCCAcaccgcccacgccacgcatCCGCCGAGTTCTCTCCTTCGGTTTCGGAAAGCGTACCCGATTACCTGACCGCCGCAAGATATTCCCATTCCTCAGTCACCCACACGCGCGCTCCTCACCGGCTCCGCCGCACCGGTAGAATAAATCGCGGCCCCGATCCCCGATGCCCCCTCGCCCCGCCCCACTCCTCTCCCGCCTCCGCGCTGCCGCCGTCAccacccctccctcctccgcggCGCCGCTGCGCTACGGCCGCCACCCTCGCCACGCGAGCCCCTTCGCTCTGCCCCCGCCCTGCCTGCGCTTCCCCCGCACCGCCGCGGTCTCGCCGCTCGTGCTGCGCCCGATCGCCGGCGGGTTCGCGCTGTTcagcatggccgccgccgcctcctccgccagctCCGTCCACGACTTCACCGTCAAGGTGCGCAAACGGCCCCAATCGCCACTGTACAACACCAATACCCCGTTGCGTTTTGAAGGCGAGAGTTGGAAGTTTGTAGTCATGTTGTCGCGGAGTTTAGCATTTGCACATAGATCCCTCCTGACCCCGCTGCTATTCAACCCTTCTCGTGTTATTGAGCCATTTTTTTTAGTTCTCGTTTGTTTCGTTCCCCAAAGTCTCCGGTTGTTGCGGAGGTGTTATCATACGGTGTGAATTCTGATCCTAAAGAATTCCTGTTTTTTGTTGCTTGCAGGATGCTAGCGGGAAAGATGTGGACCTGAGCACCTACAAGGGGAAGGTACTGCTCATCGTAAATGTTGCATCCCAGTGGTACGGATTATTACTGCCTTAACACCATTTTTTCTGTTATGTGGTAAAATTGGTCATTGCTTAAGAAGTTGTGTGGAATGCATCATGTGATccttgcattcatgctgaaatGATCAGTGGCTCACGGTGAAACTGGCCCTAGAAGAGCTTTTTTGGTGTTTATTAGTGGCATATGCTCATTTAGTTATAGCGCAATGTATTTGAAATTTTAAGTGGTATGAGCTACCAAATGCGGCTATATAATTACGCTTTATTATGTAATATTAGCATATTGGAGTTTAAATTTTTGCTTGGAATTTTTTGTTCTAAACATGCACCTTGAGGGCCATagtagtttctgttcttgaggGTTGACATGTGAGTGATTATCCATGTGTGGGAAGAAGTTGCCTAGTCAAGCAGAAAATGTGATTGCAGTTGGCTGTTGATATGTTGGGCTTCCTCGAAAAGAAAAGAGGATTGTTTATGCAGATTTAAGTTCATGTTTCTGTTTCTATTTGTATGTCAAGGAATAGAGTATACTTTCTGATTTTGAGTGCAAATATACAAATGCATGGTATAAGGTTACTTTTACTACTTTTGAATTAACAAAGCTATTTGTCTGTTGCAGTGGCTTGACCAATTCCAACTACACAGAGCTGAGCCAGCTGTATGAGAAGTACAAGGACCAGGGTAAGTATCTAATGTTGTATCTGTTATTCCTTAATTATGGTTGTCTTTTGGATATGCTCTGTTGCTCATATAGATTAGTTCCTTCATGCCAAATCATTGATTCATAATGTGATAAATGTTTTTGTCAATTTGATGCAACTTCAGGTTTCGAGATCCTTGCTTTCCCATGCAACCAGTTTGGTGGGCAGGAACCTGGGACTAAtgaggagattgtccagtttgCTTGTACTCGCTTCAAGGCCGAGTATCCAATTTTTGAAAAGGTAAATTTGCGCACACTAATTTCCTTCTCCTTTGTACTATGTTCCAAgctgaaaggaaaaaaaaatcaggctGTTCATGACCAAGGAACTCAACCCAAGTACTTTCTGTTTTTCCGTATGTGGTCTCTGTGAAAAGTAATATTTGAACTCAATGTTCTGTTGCCAAGGTATCTGACATTGATTCCAGAAACAAATAGCTGGGTTTAGGGGGGCAGTTCCTTTGTTTAATTTATTCACCAATTGAGTGATCCATATGCTTGTAATTGTGATTCTGATTAGTACCAAGGGTGTTTAAAATTGTAACTTCCATTTTCTGTTAGGTTGATGTCAATGGTGACAACACTGCGCCCATCTACAAGTTCCTGAAGTCCAGCAAAGGCGGCCTCTTTGGTGAGAACATCAAGTGGAACTTCTCCAAGTTCCTTGTCGACAAAGAGGGGCGTGTTGTGGAGCGGTATGCACCTACCACTTCTCCACTCAGCATCGAGGTAAGTCACAACTTAACCATCAGTCTGGTCGGTGCTCTGATCATTGAGTTACAAATTCTCATCTTGCAGCACTAACTTTGGCGCATTTTTGCAGAAGGACAtcaagaagctacttgggagttCTTCAACCTTGTAACTTTGACCAGTAGCTGCAGTGCTGCATTGCATTGAGCACCTGATGCCTCAGGGATGTTGTAATAAAGCTGTCCTTAGAACTGAGATGTTTTTACTGTATTTCCTCTCCAAGCCCTGTCGTGTGGTAAATGCCATCTAATAAATTTGATGCAATGCATGATTTCTCttgcaaagtttttttttaatgaaactTCTCTTGCAAAAGTTCTCTGGTATCTCGGTTGGCTGTTGACATCGGGCGTACTTGCTCGCCTGAATAAGAGGTCCGGTTGAGCAAGGGCAAACGTCAGAAGAATTCTTTCTAAAGACCAAACATGCATAATAcggagtgttttctttttttttgtttcatgtTTGAAGTGG is drawn from Panicum virgatum strain AP13 chromosome 1N, P.virgatum_v5, whole genome shotgun sequence and contains these coding sequences:
- the LOC120656726 gene encoding probable phospholipid hydroperoxide glutathione peroxidase, producing MPPRPAPLLSRLRAAAVTTPPSSAAPLRYGRHPRHASPFALPPPCLRFPRTAAVSPLVLRPIAGGFALFSMAAAASSASSVHDFTVKDASGKDVDLSTYKGKVLLIVNVASQCGLTNSNYTELSQLYEKYKDQGFEILAFPCNQFGGQEPGTNEEIVQFACTRFKAEYPIFEKVDVNGDNTAPIYKFLKSSKGGLFGENIKWNFSKFLVDKEGRVVERYAPTTSPLSIEKDIKKLLGSSSTL